A stretch of the Paenibacillus dendritiformis genome encodes the following:
- the cimA gene encoding citramalate synthase produces MSTFVSIFDTTLRDGTQGEGISLSADDKIKIARKLDAFGVSYIEGGIPGSNGKDIEFFKRVKSYSWQAKLTAFGSTRRKMSRAEQDVSLNRIIEAGVPAATLVGKSWDFHVHTALETTLEENLAMISDSVAYLKRAHMEVMLDAEHFFDGYKHNPEYALAVLRAAEEAGADWVVMCDTNGGTLPHEIASIVRDVKSHVNIKLGIHTHNDCELAVANTLAAVEAGATQVQGTMNGYGERCGNANLCSIIPNLQLKLGYSCVSADQLKQLTSVARYVSEIANVNMPVNQPYVGNAAFAHKGGIHVSAIMKDSRTYEHIEPGEVGNKQRVLVSELAGQSNVLSKAQQLGYELDASNPTTRAIIERIKELEHQGYQFEGADASLELLLRQATGTHEEPFTFASFKMIVEKAADRSVNSEAIVKLNVGDETVYMAAEGNGPVNALDNALRKALVRHYPFIEDMHLTDYKVRVLDENDTTAAKVRVLIESTDSQNTWSTVGVSSNVIEASWEALLDSIRYALMGKEKVALVSERREPLGLVNH; encoded by the coding sequence ATGTCGACATTCGTTTCCATTTTTGATACCACGCTGCGCGACGGCACTCAAGGCGAAGGAATCAGCCTGTCCGCGGATGATAAAATAAAAATCGCGCGCAAGCTGGACGCCTTCGGGGTGTCGTATATCGAAGGCGGGATTCCGGGCAGCAACGGCAAGGACATCGAGTTCTTCAAGCGGGTCAAGTCGTATTCCTGGCAAGCGAAGTTGACAGCCTTCGGCAGCACCCGCCGCAAAATGTCGCGGGCCGAGCAAGACGTAAGCCTGAACCGCATCATCGAAGCGGGGGTTCCCGCGGCGACACTCGTGGGCAAGTCGTGGGATTTCCACGTCCATACGGCGCTGGAGACGACGCTGGAGGAGAATCTGGCCATGATCTCGGACTCTGTCGCCTACTTGAAGCGGGCCCACATGGAAGTGATGCTCGATGCGGAGCATTTCTTCGACGGCTACAAGCATAATCCCGAATACGCGCTGGCCGTGCTTCGCGCCGCCGAGGAGGCGGGAGCCGACTGGGTCGTGATGTGCGACACGAACGGCGGAACGCTGCCGCACGAGATCGCGAGCATCGTCCGCGACGTCAAAAGCCATGTCAACATCAAGCTCGGCATCCATACGCATAATGACTGCGAGTTGGCCGTCGCCAACACGCTGGCTGCGGTGGAAGCGGGAGCGACCCAGGTCCAAGGCACGATGAACGGCTACGGCGAGCGGTGCGGCAATGCCAATCTGTGCTCCATCATCCCGAATCTTCAGTTGAAGTTGGGATACTCCTGCGTCTCCGCCGATCAGCTCAAGCAATTGACTTCAGTCGCACGGTATGTCAGCGAGATCGCCAATGTCAACATGCCGGTCAACCAGCCTTACGTCGGGAATGCCGCCTTTGCTCACAAGGGAGGGATCCACGTATCGGCGATTATGAAGGATTCCCGCACGTACGAGCATATCGAGCCCGGGGAGGTCGGCAACAAGCAGCGGGTGCTCGTCTCGGAGCTGGCCGGCCAGAGCAACGTCTTGTCCAAGGCGCAGCAGCTCGGTTATGAGCTGGATGCCAGCAATCCGACAACCCGCGCCATTATCGAGCGCATCAAAGAGCTGGAGCACCAGGGATACCAATTCGAAGGCGCGGACGCCTCGCTCGAATTGCTGCTTCGCCAGGCGACCGGAACGCACGAGGAGCCGTTCACCTTCGCCTCTTTCAAAATGATCGTCGAGAAGGCGGCCGATCGTTCAGTCAATTCGGAAGCGATCGTGAAGCTGAATGTCGGCGATGAGACGGTGTACATGGCCGCCGAAGGCAACGGGCCGGTGAATGCGCTCGACAACGCGCTGCGCAAAGCGCTCGTCCGCCATTACCCTTTTATTGAAGATATGCATCTCACCGATTATAAAGTACGCGTATTGGACGAGAATGATACGACAGCGGCCAAGGTGCGGGTCCTCATCGAGTCGACCGATTCTCAAAATACATGGAGCACGGTCGGCGTCTCCAGCAACGTGATAGAAGCGAGTTGGGAAGCTCTGCTAGACAGCATACGGTATGCGCTTATGGGCAAAGAAAAGGTGGCTCTCGTTTCCGAACGCCGGGAACCGCTGGGGCTCGTTAACCATTAA